The following proteins come from a genomic window of Cronobacter muytjensii ATCC 51329:
- the tamB gene encoding autotransporter assembly complex protein TamB has translation MSRVKKISLAVLAVIVLLIATVGFLVGTTTGLHLIFNAANRWVPGLDIGRVTGGWRNLTVTSLRYQQPGVDVNAGEIHLSVKLACLRDSSLCVNDFSLKDVNVVVDTKKMPPAAKVEEEESGPLDLSTPYPITLSRAALHNVNIKIDDTLVSVMDFSSGLAWESRNLTLKPTSLQGLLIALPKAADVAQEEVVEPKVNNPQPQEKPLGETLRDLFSKPVLPEMTDVHLPLNLTVESFRGEQLRLTGDTDITVNNMLVKISSVDGVTKLDTLDIDSNQGTVNATGSAELRNNWPVDITLNSTLNVEPLKGEKVKLKVGGALREQLEFGVNLSGPVDVVLRGQTKLAEAGLPLNLDITSDQLYWPLTGPRQYQADDLKLKLSGKMTDYALSFRTAVKGEQLPPAAITLDGKGNEQQINIDKLDVAALQGHTTLTALLDWQQAISWRGELALKGINTAKQYPEWPSKLDGLIKLRGSLYGGTWQLDVPELKLAGNVKQNKVNVDGKLKGNSYLQWTIPGLHLELGRNKADIKGDLGVKDLSLDATIDAPALDNALPGLGGTAKGLVKIRGNVDAPELNADVTARNLRWQELSVAQVRLLGDVKSTDQIGGTLDLRVERLMQGDINLRLITLAAKGNEKSHQMALRVQGEPVSGQLDLRGSFDRQAMRWRGEIDNTRFATPVGPWALSRALTLDYRGQEQKIAIGPHCWRNPNAELCVPQTIDAGASGRAQVNLNRFDLAMIKPFMPEETQASGLFTGKADVSWDTTKEGLPQGQVQLAGRGVRVTQLVNGSPLLVAFDTLNLNAELRNNRARLNWLIRLANNGQFDGDIQVADPQERRNLSGNVNIRNFSLAIANPVFSRGEKAAGILSASLRLGGNARQPQLFGQMQLNGVDIEGNFMPFDMQPSQLAMNFNGMSSTLQGVVRTKQGEIALDGNADWSQIDNWRARVAARGSRVRITVPPMVRLDVSPDVVLEATPSLITLDGRVDVPWARIVVHDLPESAVGVSSDEVLLDENLKPEEEQRASIPVNSNLIVHVGNNVRIDAFGLKARLTGDLKAAQDKQGLGLNGQINIPEGRFHAYGQDLLVRKGELLFSGPPDRPLLNIEAIRNPEATENDVIAGVRVTGETDEPKVEVFSDPAMSQQEALSYLLRGQGLESGQSDSDAMTSMLIGLGVAQSGQVVGKIGETFGVSNLALDTEGVGDSSQVVVSGYVLPGLQVKYGVGIFDSLATLTLRYRLMPKLYLEAVSGVDQALDLLYQFEF, from the coding sequence ATGAGTCGTGTAAAAAAAATCAGCCTCGCCGTACTGGCCGTCATAGTTCTGCTTATCGCTACCGTCGGGTTTCTGGTGGGCACGACTACCGGCCTGCATCTGATTTTCAACGCGGCGAACCGCTGGGTGCCGGGGCTGGATATCGGCCGCGTTACCGGGGGCTGGCGTAACCTTACCGTCACCTCGCTGCGCTACCAGCAACCGGGCGTGGACGTTAACGCCGGTGAAATCCATCTTTCTGTGAAGCTCGCCTGCCTGCGCGACAGCAGCCTGTGCGTGAACGATTTCTCACTGAAAGATGTGAATGTGGTGGTGGATACCAAAAAGATGCCGCCTGCCGCGAAAGTGGAAGAAGAGGAGAGCGGGCCGCTTGATCTCTCCACGCCGTACCCGATTACGTTGAGCCGGGCGGCGCTGCATAACGTTAATATTAAAATCGACGACACGCTGGTGTCGGTGATGGATTTCAGCTCGGGCCTCGCCTGGGAGAGCCGTAACCTGACGCTCAAACCCACTTCGTTGCAGGGGCTGCTGATAGCCCTGCCGAAAGCGGCGGATGTCGCGCAGGAAGAAGTGGTTGAACCGAAGGTCAACAACCCGCAGCCGCAGGAAAAACCGCTTGGCGAGACGCTGCGTGACCTGTTCTCAAAACCGGTGCTGCCGGAGATGACCGACGTGCATCTGCCGCTGAACCTGACGGTGGAAAGTTTTCGCGGCGAACAGCTGCGCCTGACCGGCGACACCGATATCACGGTTAATAATATGCTGGTGAAAATCAGCAGCGTGGATGGCGTGACGAAGCTCGACACGCTGGATATCGACTCGAACCAGGGCACGGTGAACGCCACCGGCAGCGCCGAGCTGCGCAATAACTGGCCGGTGGATATCACCCTCAACAGCACGCTGAACGTCGAGCCGCTCAAGGGCGAAAAGGTGAAGCTTAAAGTGGGCGGCGCGCTGCGCGAGCAGCTGGAGTTCGGCGTTAATCTTTCCGGCCCGGTAGACGTGGTGCTGCGCGGCCAGACGAAGCTTGCCGAAGCCGGGCTGCCGCTTAATCTGGATATCACCAGCGATCAGCTCTACTGGCCGCTCACTGGCCCGCGTCAGTATCAGGCGGATGATCTGAAGCTGAAGCTTTCCGGCAAAATGACCGACTACGCGCTGTCGTTTCGCACCGCCGTCAAAGGGGAACAATTGCCCCCCGCCGCCATTACGCTCGATGGTAAGGGCAATGAACAGCAAATTAATATCGACAAGCTGGATGTCGCGGCGCTCCAGGGCCACACCACGCTGACGGCGCTGCTCGACTGGCAGCAGGCCATCAGCTGGCGCGGCGAGCTGGCCCTCAAGGGCATTAACACCGCGAAACAGTATCCAGAATGGCCGTCGAAGCTCGACGGGCTGATAAAGCTGCGCGGGAGCCTTTACGGCGGTACCTGGCAGCTTGACGTGCCGGAGTTGAAACTTGCAGGGAACGTCAAACAGAACAAAGTGAATGTTGACGGTAAGCTGAAGGGCAACAGCTATCTGCAATGGACGATTCCGGGCCTGCATCTGGAGCTTGGGCGCAACAAAGCAGACATCAAAGGCGATCTCGGCGTAAAAGATCTCTCGCTTGACGCGACGATCGACGCGCCCGCGCTCGACAACGCGCTGCCGGGCCTCGGCGGCACGGCGAAAGGGCTGGTGAAAATTCGCGGCAACGTCGACGCGCCGGAGCTCAACGCGGATGTGACCGCACGCAATCTGCGCTGGCAGGAACTCTCTGTGGCCCAGGTGCGTCTGCTGGGCGATGTAAAATCCACCGATCAGATTGGCGGCACGCTGGATCTGCGTGTCGAGCGTCTTATGCAGGGGGATATCAATCTGCGGCTGATTACGCTTGCGGCCAAAGGCAACGAGAAATCGCACCAGATGGCGCTGCGCGTTCAGGGCGAGCCGGTCTCCGGCCAGCTTGACCTGCGCGGCAGTTTTGACCGTCAGGCCATGCGCTGGCGCGGTGAGATTGATAATACCCGTTTCGCCACCCCGGTGGGCCCGTGGGCGCTGAGCCGGGCGCTCACGCTCGATTATCGCGGTCAGGAGCAGAAAATCGCCATTGGCCCGCACTGCTGGCGTAACCCGAACGCCGAACTGTGCGTGCCGCAAACTATCGACGCGGGCGCCAGCGGCCGCGCGCAGGTTAACCTCAACCGCTTCGATCTCGCGATGATTAAGCCGTTTATGCCGGAAGAAACGCAGGCGAGCGGGCTTTTTACCGGTAAGGCGGACGTCAGTTGGGACACAACGAAAGAAGGGCTGCCGCAGGGGCAGGTGCAGCTGGCCGGGCGCGGCGTGCGCGTCACGCAGCTGGTTAACGGCAGTCCGCTGCTGGTGGCATTTGATACGCTGAATCTTAACGCGGAACTGCGCAATAACCGCGCACGACTTAACTGGCTGATTCGGCTGGCGAACAACGGGCAGTTTGACGGCGATATTCAGGTGGCGGACCCGCAGGAGCGTCGTAACCTCTCCGGGAACGTGAATATCCGTAATTTCTCGCTCGCTATCGCTAATCCGGTCTTTTCACGCGGTGAAAAGGCGGCGGGCATTCTGAGCGCCAGCTTGCGGCTTGGCGGCAACGCGCGTCAGCCGCAGCTTTTCGGTCAGATGCAGCTCAATGGTGTCGATATCGAAGGAAACTTTATGCCCTTCGATATGCAGCCAAGCCAGCTGGCGATGAACTTTAACGGTATGAGCTCGACGCTACAGGGCGTGGTGCGAACGAAACAGGGCGAAATCGCGCTCGACGGCAACGCAGACTGGAGCCAGATCGATAACTGGCGCGCCAGGGTGGCGGCGCGTGGCAGCCGGGTGCGGATCACCGTGCCGCCGATGGTGCGACTGGATGTCTCGCCGGATGTGGTGCTGGAAGCGACGCCGAGCCTTATCACGCTCGATGGCCGTGTGGATGTGCCCTGGGCGCGTATCGTGGTGCATGACCTGCCGGAAAGCGCGGTGGGCGTCTCCAGTGATGAAGTTTTGCTCGATGAAAATCTGAAACCGGAAGAAGAACAGCGCGCGTCCATTCCTGTTAATAGTAATCTGATTGTTCACGTTGGAAATAACGTGCGGATAGATGCTTTTGGGCTGAAGGCACGCCTTACCGGCGACCTCAAAGCCGCGCAGGATAAACAGGGCCTGGGCCTGAACGGGCAGATCAATATTCCGGAAGGGCGCTTCCACGCCTATGGTCAGGATTTGCTGGTGCGTAAAGGGGAGCTGCTGTTCTCCGGTCCGCCGGACAGGCCGCTGCTGAATATTGAGGCGATCCGTAACCCTGAGGCGACAGAAAACGATGTGATCGCTGGCGTGCGTGTCACCGGCGAGACTGACGAGCCGAAGGTGGAAGTCTTCTCCGACCCGGCGATGTCGCAGCAGGAAGCGCTTTCTTATCTGCTGCGCGGACAAGGGCTGGAGAGCGGCCAGAGCGACAGCGATGCCATGACTTCCATGCTAATTGGCCTGGGGGTTGCACAAAGTGGGCAGGTTGTGGGTAAAATCGGCGAGACGTTTGGCGTAAGCAATCTGGCGCTGGACACCGAAGGGGTAGGGGATTCCTCCCAGGTGGTGGTCAGCGGCTATGTACTGCCGGGTCTCCAGGTGAAATATGGCGTGGGCATTTTTGACTCGCTGGCGACGCTCACGCTAAGGTATCGCCTGATGCCTAAGCTATATCTGGAAGCGGTGTCTGGCGTAGACCAGGCACTTGATTTGCTCTATCAGTTTGAGTTTTAG
- a CDS encoding gamma-glutamylcyclotransferase family protein → MRIFVYGSLRRKQGNSHWMTNAQWLGDYDIENYQLFSLGHYPGAVPGEGSVVGEVYRIDATTLAELDALRTARGEYKRQLIQTPYGSAWMYVYQRPTEGLTRIESGNWLDR, encoded by the coding sequence ATGCGAATATTTGTCTACGGCAGTTTACGACGCAAACAAGGCAACAGCCACTGGATGACCAACGCCCAGTGGCTGGGCGATTACGACATCGAAAACTACCAGCTCTTCAGCCTGGGCCACTATCCGGGCGCAGTGCCGGGAGAGGGCTCGGTCGTGGGCGAGGTGTATCGTATCGATGCCACGACGCTTGCCGAACTGGATGCGCTGCGCACTGCGCGCGGCGAGTATAAACGCCAGCTTATCCAGACGCCGTACGGCAGCGCCTGGATGTATGTGTATCAGCGTCCTACAGAAGGGCTTACCCGTATCGAGAGCGGTAACTGGCTCGACAGGTAA